AAAACGTGTTAATTGGTGTCGACATGATGCCACGTAGGGCAACCAAGTCTCGGTCCTGCCTCTGTTAgctctttctctttctgtttCCGAGAGATCTCTGTCTCTCTCACTCTGGTCAACTCGtaagcttcttcttcatcgtTTATGTCTTTCTGagcttccccccccccccccccccctcttttttttctttgtttaattCATAAGCCCTTCATAGCTTATTCCTAAATTGAAACATAGCATGTAATTTGATATCCATGCATTGCAAATTATTTTCCAGTTCTAACTTAATTGACTTTACTTTTCAATCATCGAATTTTGCTATGTTCTTCATTCCAGCTGCTTTAAAGAACTTATCAATCAGCTTTGCTACTCAGGAAGTGACCTAGTGGCTATTGATCAGAATCAGCAACTGGGTGATTCGAACAAGCGATTTGACTAGTGGTGGGATTCGAACAAGCGTGAAAGCCTACATTAATGAGCAGCGACTCGCTTCTTTGGCTGTGAATCATGACTCATGAGAACAATGAGGGCATCAATACCCATTTGGATCCACTTGCAGAGGCTACCATGGCAGCACCTTCAAGTAATTCATATGGGCTCTGTGATGGTAACATGCCTTGCTTGCCAATCTTGAGCTCTGCTACAAAGGTACACAAAGCAAAGCCAAACATTTGATTACTGTGCGATATCTGTGTATGTTAAATGTCATATATaccttcagaccaaaaaaaaaaaatgtcatatATACCAGCTATAGTTTATTACTGAAGAAGTGTGCAAATAGTCTTGTGAAGCAAATCAGCTGCCCCCGGCAGCGGATACTATTAGTGTGAATGGACAACCTCTTACTCCTGAAGAGCTTCGCACGTTACAAAGCTGTCCAAACCCTCCAAAGAAGCTAAAACCAGGAAACTACTGGTATGACAAGATTTGTGGACTTTGGGGGAAGGTGAATGTGTTCTCCTCTAGGGTCTTCTTGTTGTTTGCAACCTTTGTTACTTCGATTTATATTACCCTTTTGAAAAATCCTGCTGCTGCTGAATTTAACAGGAAGGACAGAAGCCTTCAGAGGTAATCTCTCCCCAGCTTTGTGTTGGGGGTCATGAAGGAAAatgctagcaatggaagcacaCAGGTATTCATTAATGGTCGGGAAATCACCAAAGTAGAGCTCCGTTTCAAGACAAACTCCTCGTCATAGGTTACAAGTGCTCAATGCGCAAAATTACTATGAGTATTTTTGGTGAACATTGCAGCTGGTAGGAGTTGACTGTGCTGGTAACCCACACTTTTGGGTGTATAAGGAATAAGGATGGGACATACCAAGAGGAGGGCATGAACTCGATTAAAGAATCCATATGGGGCATGGTTTGGTTCCTGAGAATGCATTCGTTTATTATTTAGTGTTTCATTGGTCGTCTTAAATTTTCATGTTTATGAAACAATTTTTACTTCTTTCAGGCTGGAACAAAGCTTGTCTGTGCTGTCTTGTCACTGCCAGTACCTTCTAGATCTTCAAATCCTATCATTCTTGAACTCATTGAGCAGAGAAGTGAGAGAACACTTCAGAAGATTCTTTTAGTTGGATGTAACGGATCTGGAGCAAGTACTATATTTAAACAGGTGATTGCTTTTATCACAAATTATGAGTGAAATCTTTATTTTGATTCGTATTTTGTTTTTAACATGTCTCCATGTATATGGGAATGGAGGATCTGGTTTCATAACAATCCTTTTAGTATCTGTAGATGCTATAATAACAAGAATATCTTGAATTTCTTCCAATTTGTGGTTTAGACTTCAAATCTCGCTTTATCTATCATTGTTCTTTGCTTCTTGAATCTTGAAGTTCTGGTGAAGTGTTGGCCAAACAATTCTAGCCTAAGGCTTCTgccttaatttttttattacttttaacTTTAAAGCAGACTTACTGAAAttgtttttagattttattgggACTTTGACTTGGAGTTGTTGCAGGTATTTGACAAGCAAAGATACTCGGAAAGAGTAGTCAATGAGTCTTTGCTTCTTAATTAGCCAAAATTGTACTGAGTTTTCTGTTCAGAAGTCTTATCTGGTCTTTTAGAATACAGCTGTGTTTCTGTGCCCAGTTTTATTCAACACTGAAGTACCATACATATCAAACTATAAATCTTTGTTCCAGGCCAAGATTCTATATGAAGCTATCCCTTTTTCGGTGGATGAACGCGAAAGCATTTAGTCTACAATAAAAACAAACGTGCATATGTTGGTATACTTCTTGAGGTTTGGGAACGTTTTGAAGAGGAATGTTTGGCTGAGATGAGGAGGCAATGTTCTAGTCAACCAGTTGCCAGTGGTACAGTGTATTTCTTGTTAAActttcctttctcttctttgactttttttttttaaattaaatagaggattaggcgatattagtttcTCTGCGACAGCCGATTTGGGGTGACTGGCACCCACCCACAATCTCGAAAGAAAGGGGGCCATCGCAACCGGGAACCCACCGCCCATCCcgctattttattttattaaaaaatgaaaagaaaacacaagaagagagagggggACAAGAACCAAAACATCTctgaaaacaaaatgaaataaagtactCAAAGTGAGCACTGAGCTAAAATAGTTACAAACTAATGAATAGAGCAATCATGCAGCATAAACCACCGTTGCATGAAATCTATCAAGCACTTCCGAATTAGCTAATACGGAAATTCGGTAACCCTTGCAGATTGTGAACAAAGGCAGTTGATGCACAAGGAGGGCAAGAGTCCCACCAATAATGCCCCTCATGATCCACCCCATAGTTAGCTAAGCAATCAGCCACTTGATTCCCTTCTCGATAAATATGTGAAAACTGAATCTGCATAGAGGAGAGAGTGGTACAACAATTGACCCAATCAACACTTAGACGCCAAGGGACTGAGTAATTTTTGTTGGCAAGAAAGTGAATTGCTACCGCTGAATCACACTCAATCCAGAGAGAAGTCCATCCTTTTCCTGATGCTATTGAAACTGCATGAATAATGGCTTGAAGCTCTGCTTCTAGGGCAGTAGCAATACCCAAGGAACCAGCAAAACAACCCATACAATTACCCAAGTGGTCACGAAAAATACCTCCATAGCCCGCGAGTCCTGGCGTCCCACGAGCAGCACCATCTATATTAACCTTTAATTGAAAAGCACAAGGAGCATGCCAATTTACCTCACGAATTTGATGTGATCTTGAGGCTCGACCGCTGATTCTAAGAGCACTGAAAATACAAAGCTCATCTACTGAGTTACGCATAATTCCTAAACCCCAAGAATCAACCTCTCGAATTTGCTGCTTGATAGAGCGAATCAAATAATCAGTAGTTAAGCGACGCTCATCAAAACGGATAGAATTTCTAGCCTTCCAAAGAGAGTAGAAGCCAGCTCTCATCATTCCCTACCATAGCAATTGCAATTGAGTACCAAAACCATGTTGCAGAACTGCAGACCATACCTTTATAGAGAAAGGGCACTAAAAAAAAAGGTGGTGGGCCGTCTCAGCAGATGCATGACAAAGAGAGCAcatagaagcaaaagaaaagccTCGTTGAAGTAAGAGATCATCTGTTAAAAGCTTACCATGAAGAAATTTCCATAAAGTAACAGAGTTTCGAGGACGAAAGCATTGACGCCAAACCCATCTATCCTAAAGAACAATTGCCTGTTTACTCCTCGTGAACTCATAGGCTATAGATAAAGATAAACTCCCATCAGAAGAATCCAACCACACCAGCTTATCCTCCATGTTTGAATAAGGAAGTCTAACAGCTGAAATTTCTGACCAAAGTGCAGAAAGATCAGCAATCAAATTTGTAGAGCAATACCAAGAGCCATCTCTGATGAAATCAGAAACTTTGGCACATAACAATTTGCCAAGCTGATGCACAATACCCAATCTATCAACAACTGAACCATTAAGCCAATTACCATGCCAAAAATCAATTGATCGACCATTGCCCACTAACCATTTAGAGTTGTAGAAAATATCCATAACAAGGGTCGCATGCCAGGCCAAATAGATGATTTTTTATAGTAAGAATATGGCTGACCTGAACGTTGAAGAAACCgagcagaaaaaaaaacagcGGCTGGTGTAGACTTAGTTAAGAAATCCCAAAATTTTTTTAGAAGGAAAGCCTTATTAAGAGCCATAATATTACGAACTCCAAGACCACCCTCTTTCAATGGAGCACAACACTTTTTCCAAGAGACTGGATAATAGGCTCTAGAAGACACATTGCCGGTCCAAATAAAATTCCTCATCCAATTTCGAACTTGTTGCAATACAGTCCTTGGCCAAGCATAAATTGTGAAACTATGGGAAAGCATACTAACCACCACAGAATTGACCAGAGTTACCCGTCCTGCCATGGAAAGAGAATGCCCTCTCCAATTAGACATAACATTACGAATTCGATCAGCCAAGACTTGGAAGTAAATTCGCTTTGGGCGGCCAACAAAAATTGGCACACCAAGGTACATGAAAGGCAATTTACCCATTGAAACACCCAACCAGGAATATATTAGAGTACGACGATGAAGAGCTGACTTCCCCAAATAAACATGAGACTTGGTTTTGTTCACCAATTGACCCGAGTTGAGTCCGTACTCCTCAAAGAAAGCCATAAGATTTAGTAGGCTTCTTTTATCTCCCTTACAAAAAACCATTATATCATCAGCAAATAAAACATGAGAAGGGACTTTCACAGCACGAGGAGAGGTTATAGCTTGGACATGCCCCATATCAACCAGACACAAGATACCACGGCTAAGAACCTCTTCAGCAAGgcaaaaaagaagaggagacAGTGGATCACCTTGTCGAACTCCACGGCTACAACTAAAAAATCCCACTGAAGAGCCATTAAATAAGATAGAGAGCCGAGCTGAAGCCAATAAAGAACTAATCCATTCCACAAAAGTTGCATGAAAACCAAAAGCGTTAAGAACCCTTCGAAGGAAGTCCCAATTCAGAGTATCAAAGGCCTTTGCTACATCAAACTTAATGGCAACATTCCCGCCACGACATTTATTATCCAACAAGTTAACACACTCAGAAGTCAGAAAAATGCAATCAGAGATTTGTCTTTCTTTCAAAAAAGCAAATTGATTCGGCAATATAATCCTGGAAGCAATAGGAGCAAGACGGTCTGCTAGTATGCGAGTAataattttaaaagaaaaattagccaTAGCAATGGGCCGAAATTGAGTGATAACATCAGCTTCTTGAACCTTTGGAATAAGCGCCACAAAGCTGGAATTTAGATTAGGCAGTATATAACCTGACTGAAAGAAAGATCTAACAGCACGGACCACATCCAACCCAACTACCTCCCAACAAGCCTGAAAAAAGTGACCAGAATAACCATCCGGACCTGGGGCACTATCAGCATTCATGGAAAATACAACATTTTTGACATTTTCAGCAGAAGGAATAGCAAGTAAAGAGCCATTTTCTGAATCTGAAACCATTGAAGGAATAATATTTTCAACCAAACCTGTATCAGCAATATTTCCATCATCTGAAAAGGCACTTGTAAAATGCTGAACAACATGATCACACAAAATATTAACATCATCCACCAAGTCATTCCCAATGCGAAGAGAAGTGATAGAGGAGCGTGCTCTTCGAATTTTTGCCAAAGTATGGAAATAGCCAGTATTTCTGTCACTTTCCCTAACCCACCTCACCCTTGCCTTCTCCGCCCAAAATTTTTCCTGAACCAATAAAGCATTTGATAAAGCATCCTGGGCTAAAAGCTCCTCAACATGACGCACTTCAGTAAACCCATCAAGAGATATAGCTAGTTGAATTTTTTCAAGGGCAGCGCGTGCACTATCCACAGCAGTATGAACATTACCGAAGACATTAACATTCCACTCCTTCAGAATAGGTTTTAAAAGCTTAAGCTTCTTTTGTAGAATAAACATAGGACAACCACATACCTCAAAGGATTGCCATGTTCTCTTCTTTGACTTGATACATGTCTGCACAGAGTTTATTGTGAGGTTTCTTCTCTATCCTCGTATTGGATTAGTTATTCTTAGCTTAAAAGGCAGCAAATTTAGCTATCATTCAGCTCTGCATTACTGCATAATGTTATAGGAATCTTCTAATATGTTGTATACATATTGTCACGATTTAtgaatcttttttttgtttacaaGAGAATGCACAAAGTATGTGTTGAACCTGCAGCATCTTACTGGTAATGCAGTATCCATTGTATGATGAAACATATATTCATGACCGATCACATATAACATTTGTTCAGGCCCTATTGAGGTTCACTCCCCTCAAAGTGATGTGTGCATAGTTTTGGGGCTGTTCTGCTCAAAATGTTATCTGGCAGACGAGAAAATGAGTTAGTTTTGTCTAGTTTATCCTCGGTCAGCAACACGAACTTGACCAAATTGAAGGTCAGTACCCTAAGCTTGGGGCCCTTGTACGTCTCTGCCTATCATACGAACCTGAGAGCAGGCCAAACATGAATGTGGTGGTAATACTATTGAAGCAGCTGCAATCCTCAAACTGAACCTTACCAAAATCTTCTTACAAATTCAGGAATTGGTCCAAAAGTGTTGAAAATGTATCACTAGCATCCACAGTGCAACAGCTGCTTCTCCTCCTAGATAGGTCATCGATCTGTTTCGGGCAGCTGCCATACATAAGACAGACATTCACGGATGCTGAATTTGGTCTAGTCAAAATTAGAATTCTCCCTTCAGATTGAAGGGAAATGTGGATGGCATATATAGAATAACTGTATCATGTAATAGTGATTACTACAACAGGTGTTCATTGTACagctttttgtttgtgaaagttagggatggcaatggggagggtaggtaaggggattaaattaccatcaccatacccgacttcattcccCATCTCCtcacccgccccaatccccgtaataagatactggggattccccgtccccgtttctattggggattaggtccctGTATTCGCCATaatccccgttaacaatattactaatttactatataaaaattcatacaaataattttggattgtaaaatatgaagttaaaatcaaacatcaaaataaaataaatttcttatttcaattaaggaaaattgacatgttgataaagatcttttattaaaagaatattcctttttttgaacatatttattaacagaatttaaatattgacaaaaagatgaagtttacataaatatttatttataaataatatcaaaaatatatataataaataatatatatatatatatatattttttttttttatttcagataattcttattgaGGGGGTATATGGGGATGGAGATTAAAatatcatccccgccccatacccgatttcaaaattcgaatactggggatccccatctCCGTTACTCGATTTCTCCCAAATTTCTCCCTGTTATGGTCGAATACCcaatggggatttttgccatcccgaAAGTCTTCATGATTAATTTTACGTACCAGTCTTTCTGTTCTTGCTGTATGAGGAACATGAGGTGGAATCCTCAAGAATGTTAACATAACCCTTTGACCTTTGTGACATCATGGATTAAACTAATCTAACAACAAAGTCTTAAGATAGTAAGATAAGCTTGGACTGTCATAGGCCTTTGGACTTCTATGGGCTTGAGGAAACTTGGTGCTTACGCCCATAGTAGTCCAATATGCTACTTACCACTCTTCTCctgcttcatcttcttctttccaCCGACTCTCCCGACGTCACCCACTTTCTTTCCTAGAACTTTCTCCTTGAGTAGCTTAATCTTTTACCATTATTATACGTTATAAAAGCGTGTTAATATGGTCAATAAACACCCACATTTTAGAAGTGGTTTCGCTCTTGGCTTCATTACTTGAAGAACGGAATCAACTTTCGTGATCAGAAGCGATCAACCGTACTTGGTATTTTCTTGCTCTTTTAGTCCATTCAGAGGGTAACATTGGCTAACAGCTTATGAGTTATGGTCCTATCATTTCCTACTGGTACTAAATACTTGATCTTCTCTTTGGTTGGTTTCAGTTGTTAATCATACAAGTTCTTGGCGGCCGATACCATGAGTGGTGGGCTTCGTTCAAGCGTGAAGT
This portion of the Rosa chinensis cultivar Old Blush chromosome 1, RchiOBHm-V2, whole genome shotgun sequence genome encodes:
- the LOC121051691 gene encoding extra-large guanine nucleotide-binding protein 1-like — encoded protein: MAAPSSNSYGLCDGNMPCLPILSSATKSCEANQLPPAADTISVNGQPLTPEELRTLQSCPNPPKKLKPGNYWYDKICGLWGKEGQKPSEVISPQLCVGGHEGKC
- the LOC112182733 gene encoding extra-large guanine nucleotide-binding protein 1-like, coding for MNSIKESIWGMAGTKLVCAVLSLPVPSRSSNPIILELIEQRSERTLQKILLVGCNGSGASTIFKQVFDKQRYSERVVNESLLLN